GCTCATATCCATGCCGGCATAGAAATCGGTTCGCCAATGGAATGTGTAGGCAAACACCAAAAAGCTGGCACTGACAAACAGGCGCATATCGACGCGATTACCAAACTTACCGATAATCGGCGACAGAATAATCGGCAAAAAACCCACCGGCGCAGCAGCCAAACCGGCCCAAGTAGCGGTATAGCCGAGATTTGATTGCAACACTAAAGGCAACAGGGTCAATGTACCCATATAAACCATGAAGCCCAACGATGTCGCAACAACGCCTATTGTGAAGTTTCTATTTTTAAACAATGACAAATCGACAATCGGGTATTTCTCGCCCAGCTCCCAAACAATAAAATATGTCAGGAACACCAAAGCGGTAACACCTAAAACGATAATCTCTCCCGAGGCAAACCAGTCCAACTCCTTGCCCCTATCAAGCATCATTTGCAATGCGCCGATACCGACAATCATCAACACCAGCCCGACATAATCGATTGGCGCCCTAATAATTTCGGTTTCCCTGTGTCTAAGCTGTTTCCAAGCAATGGAGGCGGATAAAATCCCGATTGGGATATTGATAAAGAAAATCCATCCCCAATGCCAGTTGTCCGAAATCCAACCGCCCAAAATAGGTCCCAATACAGGGGCAACGACGACAGTCATCGCCCATAAGGCCAGTGCCAATGTTCGTTTTTCAGGCGGATAGGAGGCCATCAACAGGCTTTGGGACAAAGGAATCAATGGCCCGGCAATGAAACCTTGCAATACACGGAAAAAAACCAAGGCTTGAAGATTATGTGCCATACCGCACAGCCATGACGTTACGACAAACCCGATCACGGCGGCGATAAAGATTTTAACCTCACCAAACCGCTTGGCCAAAAAACCTGTCAAGGGAACGGAAATGGCATTGGCTACGGCAAATGAGGTAATCACCCAAGTTCCCTGCGTGGTAGCCGCGCCTAAATCCCCTGCGATAACAGGCACGGCGACGTTGGCGATGGTGCTGTCCAAGACTTCCATAAATACGGCCAAGCTGAGCGCCAAAGTTGCCAACACCAGCTTAAACCCTTGTAACGGCGGATAATTCATATTTTTAAACTATAAGACAACCGCCAAAGCGGTCGATTGAAGAGAATCAATATTTCAGACGGCCTGAGCCTTCAATAAAAGACTCAGGCCGTCTGAAAAGATTATTTTGCGTATTGCTCGAAGATTTTATCGACTAAAGCATCGGCGGCTTTCCAATCCACACTTTCCGTTTCCGGCAAGGCAGTATTTCGTTCCGCTTCGGCAGTCATGGCTTTACCGCTGCCCTTCTCGGCAATATCGACTTTAACAGTCATCGACAAACCGACACGGAGCGGATTTTGTTGCAATTCTTTAGCATCCAAGCTGATACGCACCGGCACACGTTGAACGACTTTAATCCAGTTGCCCGTTGCATTTTGCGCCGGCAGTAATGAGAACGCACTGCCCGTACCTGCCGACAAGCCCATTACCTTGCCATGGTAAACCACTTTGCTGCCGTACAAATCGGCTGTCATTTCAACAGGCTGGCCGATCTTCATTTTGCGCAGTTGCGACTCTTTAAAGTTGGCATCCACCCACAATTCAGATAGAGGCACAACAGCCATCATCGGCGTACCTTGCACGATACGTTGGCCGACTTGGACATTTCGTTTGGCAATTTGGCCGCTGATCGGAGAACGGATTTGCGTACGTTGCAGATTCAGCCAAGCGTCTTTAATGTGGCTGATGGCCGTCTGAACTGCCGGTTGTTGGCGCAGAGGAATATTACTGCCCAACGCTGCCTGAGCAGAAACTTCTTCCGCCTCAACTGCTTTCAATGCAGCCTGAGCCTGAACCACAGCGGCACGGGCATGGCTGAGTTCTTCTCCGGAAACCGCTTCCGTACCCGCCAAAGATTCGCGGCGGCGCAAATCGGCTTGCGCACGGGCCAAATCGGCTTTGCGCAACAACACTTGCGCTTTGGCTTTTGAATTGACCGCAGTTTGCTGTTTGTTTTGACGGATGGCCTGAATCAATTCATTTTGCGCACGATCGTATGCCAGCTGAAAATCGCTGTCGTCCAAAGCCACCAAAACATCGCCTTTTTTCACGACATCCGTATCGTCATACATGACTTTGCGCACCGTGCCGTTTACCTGCGGCGTAATCATCACCAAATGACCGGCCACATAAGCATCTTCTGTTTCTTCTTCATGCTGCCAAAACAGGAAATACGCCAAAGCAACTACAGCTGCCGTAATAAGGAATAGGAGTGTAACGATAACCAAATTGCGTTTGCGATGCGTTTTAGCGCCGGAAGCGGCTACTTCCGTTTCATTTTGGACATTATTTTTTTCTGATTGAGTATCCATAAGTCCCAACTTTAATTTTGCACATGTGATAACGATATTATTGTCTTACTGGGCGCTGACTTATACCATCAGCCCCAATACGCGCGTTTAACGCGCTAAAGAGTCATATTCTATAGTTACACTCTATTCATTACAATAATTTCTTCCGGTAGCAAATGTAAATAAGGTAAGCAAAAGGCCGTCTGAAATTACTTTCAGACGGCCTACGTTTTGATAAAACGTTTATTTCTTATTTAATTTAAAGCCTCCGCCCAACTGGGCATTGAGGTTACTCCAAGCTGTCAGATATTCTGCATGGTATTGAACTGCCGACATTTTCGTACGCACAGCTTCATCTTGTTTTTGCAAGGCGCTCAAGCCGTTATCCAAACCTGCACGAACACGTCCTTTTGCATTTTGTGCAGATTTATCGGCAATATTGACCATCTTGTTCCAAGTATCTTGTCGGCTTTTCAGGCTTTGATAGTCGACTACAGCATCTGCCGCCGAACGCATGGCGTTCAAAACAGTTTGGTCATACACGGCAACCTGCTCGTTATACTGGGCACGTTTGCCCGCCAATTTGGATTGCAGCGCGCCGGAAGTAAACAATGGCAGATTCAAAGCCG
The window above is part of the Neisseria subflava genome. Proteins encoded here:
- a CDS encoding DHA2 family efflux MFS transporter permease subunit, giving the protein MNYPPLQGFKLVLATLALSLAVFMEVLDSTIANVAVPVIAGDLGAATTQGTWVITSFAVANAISVPLTGFLAKRFGEVKIFIAAVIGFVVTSWLCGMAHNLQALVFFRVLQGFIAGPLIPLSQSLLMASYPPEKRTLALALWAMTVVVAPVLGPILGGWISDNWHWGWIFFINIPIGILSASIAWKQLRHRETEIIRAPIDYVGLVLMIVGIGALQMMLDRGKELDWFASGEIIVLGVTALVFLTYFIVWELGEKYPIVDLSLFKNRNFTIGVVATSLGFMVYMGTLTLLPLVLQSNLGYTATWAGLAAAPVGFLPIILSPIIGKFGNRVDMRLFVSASFLVFAYTFHWRTDFYAGMDMSNVVWPQFWQGLGVAMFFLPLTSITLSHMKGNQIASASSLSNFLRVFMGGVGVSVVSTMWERREALHHTQLTEHINSLSSISNQSIQGMMANGLSKEQALVAINSTISQQGFIIGSNEIFLAGSIIFISMIPIIWLARPPFNGSSGGGH
- a CDS encoding efflux RND transporter periplasmic adaptor subunit, whose protein sequence is MDTQSEKNNVQNETEVAASGAKTHRKRNLVIVTLLFLITAAVVALAYFLFWQHEEETEDAYVAGHLVMITPQVNGTVRKVMYDDTDVVKKGDVLVALDDSDFQLAYDRAQNELIQAIRQNKQQTAVNSKAKAQVLLRKADLARAQADLRRRESLAGTEAVSGEELSHARAAVVQAQAALKAVEAEEVSAQAALGSNIPLRQQPAVQTAISHIKDAWLNLQRTQIRSPISGQIAKRNVQVGQRIVQGTPMMAVVPLSELWVDANFKESQLRKMKIGQPVEMTADLYGSKVVYHGKVMGLSAGTGSAFSLLPAQNATGNWIKVVQRVPVRISLDAKELQQNPLRVGLSMTVKVDIAEKGSGKAMTAEAERNTALPETESVDWKAADALVDKIFEQYAK